AAGATTCCACTCTCATTGTCAAATGGTGACAAACGGCAAGCTCATCGTAACCTTTCGCTAAATTTGTTCAGTGTCACGCCCTCTCCACGATAACTATCGCTCTCAAATAAATATTGCTCATATAAACTaaataaatttccaaatataAATGTAAACAATCACAAAAAAATGGTTAATCTGGTTGAATTTGAGGGGTGTTCGAGTTGAGATAATATTatcaaacaaaatttacattcgtTAGTCTTATTGCTTAAATAATTTGAGTACTGCTGGATTGAACGAACCCAAAATCTAATCAATTCTAAGTTAGGCAGAATCCCGTTTATTGAGACAAAAATCATAAAACTCCGTTAATTCATTTTCTCGAGATTTTCtcaaagaataaattttctatacCTCGAAACGTTAAGATCTAGATCTAGCGAAaaatcgacttttttttatttctcagaATAGTGGAAAGTTAaagatattttatacacgcgCAATTAACAATATCTAACACAGGGGTCATATTTATACCAAAAAGATCAAACGCACCGACCTgaaagagataaaaataatgtaaattcTTTTTGACAACTGTGCATGATCACGTAATATGTAAGCAGATCTTTCGGCGGTGGTACAGGAAGCGGCTTCACCGCTCTACTGCTCGAAAGCCTGTCCGCTGATTACAGCAAGAAGTCAAAATTGGACCTTGCGATTTATCCGGCACCCCACATTTCCACAGCAGTCGTCGAGCCCTACAATTCCGTACTGACAACGCACGGCACCCTAGATTTTGAAGACTGTTGCTTCATCGCGGACAACGAAGCTCTGTACGAAATATGCGACAGGTAGACACACCTGTACACATGTGTATATCGCGTGCACGCGATtcctgataaatttttttaccttttacCGAAAATCACCATCGAGAGATTAAAACTTTGCAGAGAAGATTCcaatgttttatttatatttatttatttattcatttctttcttttttttctttgcaatcCGTGCAGTTACTCACGTAGTTTCCGAAGGTATAATTGGCATCACCCTTAGGAATCTCAACGTGCCACGACCGACTTATACAAATCTGAACCGGCTGTTGGCCCAAGTGGTTTCAAGCATTACGGCATCCTTGAGATTTGAAGGGGCGATAAACGTCAGCCTTGAAGAATTCCAGACGAACCTGGTTCCCTATCCTCGAATTCACTTCCCGCTGGTTACCTACTCGCCTATTACAAGTTGCTGCAAGGCCGTCTACGAGGAGTCGAGTGTCGCGCAAATAACGAACGAGTGTTTCGAGCCATCGAATCAGGTATGCACCTACCTATCTACGTgtgggaaaaataatttccgaCGTCTATCGCGATCAGTCGGCGCTAATTAATCGCCGTGATTCGCAGCTGGTCAAGTGCGATCCCCGTAAGGGGGCCTACTTGAGCTGCTGTCTGCTTTACAGAGGGGACGTCAGCCCGACGGACGTGAACCGGGCGATATCGTCGCTGAAGCAGCACAAGTCGATAAAGTTCGTCGATTGGTGCCCAACAGGATTCAAGGTTCTCCTTTTGCTCACTTATAATCAGTCCCATTTTTAACCGCAACGATTCGGCTGACAAAAAGGAATTTCAAGGCCCCCCTTTCAACGCGTTATAACGTTTCGTCGTCAATTTTCAGCTGGGCATCAATTATCAGCCGCCGTTTACGGTCCCGGGTGGCGATTTGTCGAAGACGTCCCGTTCCCTCGTCATGGTGAGCAACAACACGGCCGTAAGACACGCCTGGGCCCGAATCGGCAACAAGTATGATCTGATGTTCAAGAAGAGGGCATTCGTTCATCACTACATCGGCGAAGGGATGGAAGAGGAGGAGTTCCAGGATGCTCGTGACGACATAGCTGCTCTGATTGAAGATTACAAAGAAATAAACATGTGATGGATTGCTTGTTGTGGAAGAGTCTTCTAGGACGTTGAGGAGAAATTGACCATCGGGGAATTTACCTCGGGCTTATCGAATCGGATATGATTATGATAATTCTTGGATGCAGGAGAGTCTGTGAGCTCTTTGTGATTGAGTTGATTGCGCGCTGATTTCGGTGATCGATTAAACCGAATTCAATTATCCCGTCAATTAACTTTTACGTCAACACCTGATGACgattatatatgtaaatgtgCTTGCGGGACTTCACCTTCCAAGTATTACACGTGCGCCGATATTGTGTTTGGAAATTGCCTCGATCGCAACGGATTCATTAGCGCGAATCTGCACGAATTGATTCTTCGACGAGTAGCGTTGAATGGGGACTTTAATTAGGTTGTagttattttcagaaaaacttGATGTCTCGAACAACGGAGGAACATCAATTACGCACATAAAGAACCGAGGCTTAGGCTTGTAACCGAAACTCcttaattgaattaatttatgATCATGTAATCGACTTTTTACCGGGAGATAATTACAACTAATTACTGTTAGAAGTATTATTGCACATAAATATGCATATACGTACATCGTTAGACCTCCCACGACTTTTTGCTTGCAAATGCACGAATGAAATCTGGCAAAAGTAACAATAAACAAATTCCAAAATCATATTTACGGtacatttataatttcaacgaCAATACCGTGCGACATTGTAGCTACGTAAATATTGTCGTGGATTGATATCGGGTACATTGCATAAAACACATACATACGCTAAATGTAGTGTAACCAAAAATAACCGGCGGGAGATGATATTATGCTCGAGCTGATAATTTGATTTACTACATCCAGGAAAATCCGCTATCATATTATAATCTTTCAACATAAGTATTATAAATCATGTCAATTATATACATTTcggtttgaaataatttaattaaagaTAATTATACAAGTTGACAAAAATTCCAACTGCTACCGAAATTACGACTTAAAATTAACGATGTAATCTAAACGATAATATTTGAATCACGTGCACGATTCTAATATCTATCTGTATAGGCATActttttctattattattttattttattttttcttcaatcccTCACGCGGCGTACGCGACAATGTGGCGAACGCACTTGAAAGACCATTACTTATCATGTTTCAGAGTTTGAATTTAGAATTCGTTCAATTGGCGTTTCTAGACGTACAGTAATTGAACTGCGGGTAGAAGAGGTGACGCAGAACAATTACGCGTAACGTGACAAATTCTCGGTTATTGGTACAACGGAAACGTTGGACGGTACTGAAAGTAGAGTTTTCAGTTGGTCCATTGTCCGCTTCTCTCAACCGAGGTATACAGATTTGTGTGTATATTACAAACACACATTATATACGAGTTGCTTTCCATGATGGCAAAGCATATAAAATTAACCACAAGAACAACGAACGCCGAGAGAAGGGAATGGCGGTCGAGTTTAAAGGTCCAACAACGCGATGTGTTGCGTCTGAGATTATGCGCGGTTCAATAGGttaaattgtaattaattaaacctcttgatgaaaaaaacaaagaactTGGCGTAACGTATCGAATAACGGGCGGAAGAAAACGTGGGTCAAGTCTCACTAAGAGTTCCCGTGACTCAAACTGCTCTCAAGATTGGAATATTTCAGGATTCCTTACTCGATGCTACACGTGTATAAgcacaaatatttgaaaacgcAATCGCGATGTGGACTTTATGCCTATATGTAATTGAACGGGTCACATACAACGTCgcggaaatttttcgaaatacggATGGGACAGTGGACATGATAATTAATGAATTATCTTTCGTTGACAGAGGGACGTTATAATGCATGCTCGGCATGTTCTATACGCGTGCAAGCTCCATGGGAGGCACAACGAGTGTGATTTACTAAGGCGATGACTTATCGCCGTATTTCTTTTACTTTCGTATCCATACCAACATTATCAAATATAGTTACATGAATACGGTACTCGGTGCAATAACACGTGTTATAACGATAATGGGGTATTAATAATTGTTGTAACTACCGTCGTTggcgctatttttttttatctttattattatgGTTACTTTTGGTATTGTTTGAAATGATTACGAAACTTTGAACGTCAGTACACATCGCATATGACGTGGGGAATAACGTCAGACGATTAACTTCGATCCCGTTTTGTTCACTGGCCTACTTTTGTTACGGATTCTGAAACTGAAAGTGACGTTAAAATCACTTGTTTTAGCTGATAACTTATcgatgtttttgtttttttatttattttttttcattttggatGATTCAAACCCGACCCGGAATGTGATGCATAGTAAAATACACGCTGCAACGGGTATCTCGTGTCGATCACGTGCCAAGTTTTTCATAGCAATTTCTATTCACGAACCGCGAagacttttcaatttcatgttactacagaaaatataaaaatacagtATCGACGAGTCGTGCAATCTCTTTCCGGTCTAAATGATGACATGCGAAAAGAACACGAtctgtaaattattttcatatgaCAAAGCTGTCTACAAAGTCCGTacgatttttttgttaaaatttttcttacgaaTGTGTAAATTACTCACATATAATCACTGAACGTAGTAACACATTATTTGTAAAGGATCATAAATGCATCAATGCGTAATGAAAATGTCAGCGGGTCTTTGCGTACGATAATACGACTTACGTAAAGTTT
This genomic stretch from Neodiprion pinetum isolate iyNeoPine1 chromosome 6, iyNeoPine1.2, whole genome shotgun sequence harbors:
- the LOC124222338 gene encoding tubulin alpha-3 chain — encoded protein: MAKAKGQAASKSGEVVTIFVGQAGTQMANACWELFCLEHGIKSDGYLYDGFKVVDKSFQKFFAPSQASKMVPRTVIVDLEPTVIDEIRTGAYRDLFDPSSLISGKEDAANCYARGYYSVGSEAIDLVLDRVRKVSEGCPKLSGFIVFRSFGGGTGSGFTALLLESLSADYSKKSKLDLAIYPAPHISTAVVEPYNSVLTTHGTLDFEDCCFIADNEALYEICDRNLNVPRPTYTNLNRLLAQVVSSITASLRFEGAINVSLEEFQTNLVPYPRIHFPLVTYSPITSCCKAVYEESSVAQITNECFEPSNQLVKCDPRKGAYLSCCLLYRGDVSPTDVNRAISSLKQHKSIKFVDWCPTGFKLGINYQPPFTVPGGDLSKTSRSLVMVSNNTAVRHAWARIGNKYDLMFKKRAFVHHYIGEGMEEEEFQDARDDIAALIEDYKEINM